A single Saccopteryx bilineata isolate mSacBil1 chromosome 9, mSacBil1_pri_phased_curated, whole genome shotgun sequence DNA region contains:
- the LOC136313084 gene encoding F-box only protein 50-like — protein sequence MEEVQDRHELRTGGMEAKEPACPQEPPLPPPPPSPPSPPSPAAPESPALSSQEQPSEARARQLLLEEWGTPSRGSLELPPGLTWKLLFLRRPLYRNLLRSPNPEGINIYEPAPPTGPTQQPLETLGNFHGWYIRTEKLQHNRSWMVKHQCVDLLAEGLWEELLDDEQPDITVMDWYEDSRLDVCVYELHVWLLAADRHTVIAQHHVAPRTSARGPPGRWIQVSHVFRQYGPGVRFVHFLHKTKNRTEPGGLRQTRVTDSSVSVQFRE from the exons ATGGAGGAGGTGCAGGACCGACACGAGCTCCGCACTGGCGGGATGGAGGCCAAGGAACCCGCGTGCCCCCAGGAGCCGCCCCTGCCGCCTCCACCTCCATCGCCGCCTTCCCCGCCGTCGCCCGCGGCCCCCGAGAGCCCCGCGCTGTCCTCGCAGGAGCAGCCGTCCGAGGCCCGCGCGCGGCAGCTGCTGCTGGAGGAGTGGGGCACGCCGAGCAGGGGGAGCCTGGAGCTGCCGCCGGGACTGACCTGGAAGCTGCTCTTCCTGCGGCGGCCGCTCTACCGCAACCTGCTGCGCTCGCCCAACCCCGAGG GCATCAACATTTATGAGCCAGCACCCCCTACAGGTCCCACGCAGCAGCCCCTGGAGACTCTGG GCAACTTCCATGGCTGGTACATTAGAACTGAGAAGCTGCAGCACAACCGCAG CTGGATGGTGAAGCATCAGTGTGTGGACCTGCTGGCTGAGGGCCTGTGGGAGGAGCTGCTTGATGATGAGCAGCCAGACATCACGGTCATGGACTG GTATGAGGACAGCAGGCTGGACGTGTGTGTCTATGAGCTGCATGtctggctgctggcagctgacCGCCACACCGTCATTGCGCAGCACCATGTGGCCCCCCGGACCTCTGCGAGGGGCCCTCCTGGCCGATGGATCCAG GTGTCCCATGTATTCCGGCAGTATGGTCCTGGTGTGCGCTTTGTGCATTTCCTGCACAAGACGAAGAACCGGACGGAACCTGGTGGGCTGCGGCAAACAAGGGTGACCGACTCCTCCGTGTCTGTGCAGTTCAGGGAGTGA